A genomic segment from Myxococcales bacterium encodes:
- the hprK gene encoding HPr(Ser) kinase/phosphatase produces MSAITVREILEHRRIDLSLDLLTSEAGLDNKIRTPYVQKSGLAMTGYVSFVARNRVQLFGQTEMSYLAGLPAEDQERVCEKYFDQHVACCIISRDLPVPPIFLAHAERTQTPVLRTALPTQALIERLTKLLEAHFAKSASLHGVLLDTFGVGVLLLGDSGIGKSECAIDLIARGHRLVADDTVELVRQGPTAIYGRGPEIIKYHMEIRGLGIINIKELFGISAIRDRKKVQLVVKLVTWEKDIDYDRIGLDDKKYTILGVELPLIVLPVRPGRNLSTIIEVAARNQLLKLEGYNAAKEFQQQLLSKLSQEAGLPGEETE; encoded by the coding sequence GTGTCGGCCATCACCGTCCGTGAAATTCTGGAGCATCGGCGGATCGACCTATCGCTGGATCTGCTGACTTCCGAAGCGGGCCTGGACAACAAAATCCGCACCCCTTACGTGCAGAAATCCGGCCTGGCGATGACCGGCTACGTTTCCTTCGTCGCGCGCAACCGCGTTCAGTTGTTCGGCCAGACCGAAATGTCGTATCTGGCCGGCCTGCCGGCGGAAGACCAGGAGCGCGTCTGCGAAAAATATTTCGACCAGCACGTGGCCTGCTGCATCATCTCGCGCGACCTGCCCGTGCCGCCGATCTTTCTCGCCCATGCCGAGCGGACCCAAACCCCGGTGCTGCGCACCGCGCTGCCGACGCAGGCCTTGATCGAACGGCTGACCAAGCTGCTCGAGGCTCATTTCGCCAAGAGCGCCAGCCTGCACGGCGTGTTGCTCGACACCTTCGGCGTGGGCGTTCTGCTCTTGGGCGACAGCGGCATCGGCAAGAGCGAATGCGCGATCGATCTGATCGCCCGCGGTCACCGCCTGGTGGCCGACGACACGGTGGAATTGGTGCGCCAGGGCCCGACCGCCATTTACGGCCGCGGGCCGGAAATCATCAAATACCACATGGAAATCCGCGGCCTGGGCATCATCAACATCAAGGAATTGTTCGGTATCAGCGCCATCCGCGACCGGAAGAAGGTCCAACTCGTCGTCAAGCTGGTCACCTGGGAGAAGGACATCGATTACGACCGCATCGGGCTGGACGACAAGAAATACACCATCCTTGGAGTGGAACTACCCCTGATCGTGCTGCCGGTGCGGCCCGGCCGCAACCTCTCGACGATCATCGAAGTGGCGGCGCGCAATCAGTTGCTCAAACTGGAAGGCTACAACGCGGCGAAGGAATTTCAACAACAGTTGCTCTCCAAGTTGAGCCAGGAAGCGGGCTTACCCGGAGAGGAAACCGAATGA
- a CDS encoding Rne/Rng family ribonuclease, whose protein sequence is MPGSELVINVTHQEKRVALLENGHLVELHIEPVRERGIVGNIYKGKVMRVLPGMQAAFVDIGLDRAAFLYVADVRDPEKEVDLYEEKAEEEAEAFAGMQPDGGGDAFDQEINASPVAAAVAPAAVGQPIEELLREGQEIMVQVAKEPIGSKGARITSHVSLPARNLVLMPFMDHVGVSRRIEDEEERTRLKQLVDGLRPEGTGFIIRTAAHGKDRETLANDVEFLNGLWQNIHKKYKSSRAPSLMHSDLSITLRAIRDLFNTDIERVMIDSPEEYEKILNFFGKHMPRMNCRIDLYEGEEPIFDYYGLEVEISRALQPKVWLKSGGYIVIEQTEALIAVDVNTGRYVGKHNLEDTILKTNLEAVKEICYQLRLRNLGGLIIIDFIDMEKEASREKVFAALQEELTKDRAKTNILKISELGLVEMTRKRTRESIARVLSEPCPYCDGKGYVKSKISICGEIFREIKKEFKKATGKNIVLQVHPEIADLLYEEERAGLEYLEQLSGRRITIKDNSTFHLEQFEVIYS, encoded by the coding sequence ATGCCCGGCAGCGAATTAGTGATCAATGTGACGCATCAGGAAAAGCGCGTGGCGTTGTTGGAAAACGGCCACCTGGTCGAGTTGCACATCGAGCCGGTGCGCGAGCGCGGCATTGTCGGCAATATTTACAAGGGAAAGGTCATGCGCGTCCTGCCGGGGATGCAGGCGGCCTTCGTCGATATCGGGCTGGATCGCGCGGCCTTTCTCTACGTCGCCGACGTCCGCGACCCCGAGAAGGAAGTCGATCTCTACGAGGAAAAGGCCGAGGAGGAGGCGGAGGCTTTCGCCGGGATGCAACCGGACGGCGGGGGCGATGCGTTCGATCAGGAGATCAACGCTTCCCCGGTCGCGGCGGCGGTCGCGCCGGCGGCGGTCGGCCAACCGATCGAGGAACTGCTGCGCGAAGGTCAGGAGATCATGGTCCAGGTCGCCAAGGAGCCGATCGGTTCCAAGGGCGCCCGCATCACCAGCCACGTCAGCCTGCCGGCCCGCAACCTGGTGTTGATGCCGTTCATGGATCACGTCGGCGTGTCGCGCCGGATCGAGGACGAGGAAGAGCGGACGCGGCTCAAGCAATTGGTCGACGGCCTGCGCCCGGAAGGAACGGGTTTCATCATCCGCACCGCCGCACACGGGAAGGACCGCGAGACGCTGGCCAACGATGTCGAGTTTCTCAACGGCCTGTGGCAGAACATCCACAAAAAGTACAAATCCTCGCGCGCGCCCTCGCTCATGCACAGCGACCTGAGCATCACCCTGCGGGCGATCCGCGACCTGTTCAACACCGATATCGAGCGGGTGATGATCGATTCGCCGGAGGAATACGAAAAGATTCTCAACTTCTTCGGCAAGCACATGCCGCGGATGAACTGCCGGATCGACCTCTACGAGGGCGAGGAGCCGATTTTCGATTACTACGGGCTGGAAGTCGAAATCTCGCGCGCCTTGCAGCCCAAGGTCTGGCTGAAGAGCGGCGGCTACATCGTCATCGAACAGACCGAGGCGCTGATCGCGGTCGATGTCAACACCGGGCGCTACGTCGGCAAGCACAACCTCGAGGACACCATCCTGAAGACGAACCTCGAGGCGGTGAAGGAAATCTGCTACCAGTTGCGGCTGCGCAATCTCGGCGGGCTGATCATCATCGACTTCATCGACATGGAGAAGGAAGCCAGCCGGGAAAAGGTATTTGCGGCGCTGCAGGAGGAACTGACCAAGGACCGGGCCAAGACCAACATCCTCAAGATTTCCGAACTGGGCTTGGTCGAGATGACGCGCAAGCGCACCCGCGAATCCATCGCGCGGGTGCTCAGCGAACCGTGCCCGTATTGCGACGGCAAGGGCTATGTGAAAAGCAAGATCAGCATCTGCGGCGAGATCTTCCGCGAGATCAAGAAAGAGTTCAAGAAGGCGACCGGCAAGAACATCGTGCTGCAGGTGCACCCGGAAATCGCCGACCTGCTCTACGAAGAGGAGCGGGCGGGGCTCGAATATCTCGAACAACTCAGCGGGCGCCGGATCACCATCAAGGACAATTCCACCTTCCACCTCGAACAATTCGAAGTCATCTATTCCTGA
- a CDS encoding PTS sugar transporter subunit IIA, whose product MVGVVIVAHGNLSGEILKTASLIVGSPLQGVSSVSLTGQEKPDEVRERIEAAIKEVNAGHGVMVFTDMFGGTPSNIALSFLKEDKVEVVSGFNLPMLVDMVYSREGKSLRELSQQLAEIGRSSIRLASEYLRNG is encoded by the coding sequence ATGGTCGGAGTAGTGATCGTCGCGCACGGCAATTTGAGCGGAGAAATCCTCAAGACGGCCTCGTTGATCGTCGGCTCCCCGCTGCAAGGGGTGAGCAGCGTCTCGCTCACCGGTCAGGAAAAACCGGACGAGGTGCGCGAGCGCATCGAGGCGGCGATCAAGGAAGTCAACGCCGGCCATGGCGTCATGGTGTTTACCGACATGTTCGGCGGCACGCCGAGCAACATTGCCCTTTCCTTCCTGAAGGAAGACAAGGTGGAAGTCGTCAGCGGTTTCAATCTTCCCATGTTGGTCGACATGGTGTATTCGCGCGAAGGCAAATCCCTGCGGGAACTGAGCCAGCAACTGGCCGAAATCGGGCGCAGCAGCATCCGCCTGGCGAGCGAATATCTGCGGAATGGATGA
- a CDS encoding PTS sugar transporter subunit IIA — MDLTSFLDPRAVIPELRAADKTSVLRELTQRLAWSAPEVEEDRLFAALLAREQLGSTGIGDGVAIPHAKVSGLHRIYAVFGRSPAGIDFDDPDGEPTRLFFRTGRAGGKDH; from the coding sequence TTGGATTTGACATCATTTCTGGATCCGCGCGCCGTCATCCCGGAGTTGCGCGCCGCGGACAAAACGAGCGTACTCCGGGAGTTGACGCAGCGACTGGCCTGGTCCGCGCCCGAGGTGGAGGAAGACCGGCTGTTTGCGGCGCTGCTGGCGCGGGAACAACTCGGCAGCACTGGTATCGGCGACGGGGTGGCGATCCCGCACGCCAAAGTCAGTGGGCTGCATCGAATTTACGCGGTCTTCGGCCGCAGCCCGGCCGGCATCGATTTCGACGATCCGGACGGCGAACCGACGCGGCTTTTTTTTCGTACTGGTCGCGCCGGAGGGAAAGATCACTGA
- the raiA gene encoding ribosome-associated translation inhibitor RaiA gives MRISVTFRHMEPTEAIKEYAERKLAKVKRYLDEPIEANIVLSIEKHRNIAEMTLTAGRSSINCTEETDDIYSSIDNALTKLERQIKKQKDKTRSKKGRSKPEHDAFVQKVEDIDEEAAHQPEWMKRIAVTEGAMPKPIGVQEAVVWMDANPASELLVFTEVDSKRINVLYRRKSGDFGLIQTQGE, from the coding sequence ATGAGAATCAGCGTGACCTTCCGGCACATGGAACCGACCGAGGCAATCAAGGAATACGCCGAACGCAAACTGGCGAAGGTAAAGCGCTACCTCGACGAACCGATCGAAGCCAACATCGTTTTGTCGATCGAAAAGCACCGCAACATCGCCGAAATGACTTTGACCGCGGGCCGCAGCAGCATCAACTGCACCGAGGAAACCGACGACATTTATAGCTCAATCGACAACGCCCTGACGAAGTTGGAGCGCCAGATCAAAAAACAGAAGGACAAGACCCGCTCCAAAAAGGGCCGTTCCAAGCCGGAACATGACGCTTTTGTGCAAAAAGTGGAGGACATCGACGAGGAGGCCGCGCACCAGCCGGAATGGATGAAACGGATCGCCGTAACCGAGGGCGCGATGCCCAAACCCATCGGCGTCCAGGAAGCGGTCGTTTGGATGGACGCCAACCCGGCGTCCGAATTGCTGGTCTTCACCGAGGTCGACAGTAAGCGGATCAACGTCCTCTACCGCCGTAAAAGCGGCGACTTCGGCCTGATCCAGACACAAGGGGAATAA
- the rapZ gene encoding RNase adapter RapZ, producing the protein MRDTRLVIISGLSGSGKSIASKALEDLGYFCIDNLPVELLEKLIQLTTLGRPGDISRIAVVMDTRDPNFPGRAAETFQRLRDDAYHLEIVFLEADDRILIQRFSETRRSHPQASGGSVLEGIGKERESLSELKKSADWVVDTSALTPHELRSLIQERFAAGNLQPTMVMRLVSFGFKFGLPGDADLVMDVRFLPNPFFIEELRPFSGLDENVAKYVLENDISHSFLEKFFNLLSFLLPLYQREGKSYLTLAIGCTGGKHRSVAITENVARQLKHQGMIVTVQHRDVKK; encoded by the coding sequence ATGAGAGACACCCGCCTTGTCATCATCAGCGGCTTGAGCGGCAGCGGCAAATCGATCGCCAGCAAGGCCCTGGAAGACCTGGGCTATTTCTGCATCGACAACCTGCCCGTCGAACTGCTGGAAAAACTGATCCAGCTCACGACGCTCGGCCGGCCGGGCGACATCAGCCGGATCGCCGTGGTCATGGATACCCGCGATCCGAATTTCCCCGGTCGCGCCGCCGAAACGTTCCAGCGGCTGCGCGATGACGCCTATCACCTCGAAATCGTCTTTCTCGAGGCTGATGACCGCATCCTCATCCAGCGTTTTTCCGAAACGCGCCGCAGCCATCCGCAGGCGAGCGGCGGTTCGGTTCTGGAGGGCATCGGCAAGGAACGCGAAAGCCTGAGCGAGCTGAAAAAAAGCGCCGATTGGGTGGTGGACACCTCCGCCCTCACGCCGCACGAACTGCGGAGCCTGATCCAGGAGCGGTTCGCCGCCGGGAACTTGCAGCCGACCATGGTCATGCGCCTGGTCAGCTTCGGCTTTAAATTCGGCCTGCCGGGCGACGCCGATCTGGTGATGGACGTGCGGTTTCTGCCCAATCCCTTCTTCATCGAGGAATTGCGGCCGTTCTCGGGTCTGGACGAGAACGTCGCGAAGTACGTGCTGGAAAACGACATCTCCCATTCGTTTCTGGAAAAGTTTTTTAATTTGCTCTCGTTCCTGCTCCCGCTTTACCAACGCGAAGGAAAGAGCTATCTAACGCTGGCGATCGGGTGTACCGGCGGCAAGCATCGGTCCGTCGCCATCACCGAAAACGTCGCCCGGCAATTGAAGCATCAGGGAATGATCGTCACGGTTCAGCATCGGGACGTCAAAAAATAG
- a CDS encoding HPr family phosphocarrier protein: MFVERELTVINQAGLHLRVASKIVKLLNDFQCDATIFFDGREANAKSIMSLTQLIAPPGSVLKLRTTGPDAYRAAVELEKLFRNKFEED; encoded by the coding sequence ATGTTCGTGGAACGAGAGTTGACGGTGATCAACCAGGCCGGTCTGCATCTGCGCGTCGCCAGCAAAATCGTCAAATTGCTGAACGATTTTCAATGTGACGCGACGATCTTCTTCGACGGGCGGGAAGCCAATGCGAAAAGCATCATGAGCCTGACCCAGTTGATCGCCCCGCCGGGCAGCGTTTTGAAACTCCGCACCACGGGCCCCGACGCCTATCGCGCCGCCGTGGAATTGGAAAAGCTGTTCCGCAACAAGTTTGAAGAGGATTAA
- the ptsP gene encoding phosphoenolpyruvate--protein phosphotransferase yields the protein MVKNNEHVLEMTGASGAPGIALGRAYHYDHPNIRVPHHKLAPSEIDQEITRLNSAILLSQHQLVEASGKLQLDEHKQIIEAHLSLYQDPEFFHRLRQRIQDLSINAEWAVTQIIAEVTNLFDHVEDPYLRERRRDFEYVERRLVMNLMGVSSSGLEGITDPVVLVAHDLSPADLAQINRDKILGIVTDLGGTTSHTAILARALTIPTVVGLDAVTAEVKTGDLIIVDGFEGKVYLRPSMELITDFDTRRRQHKRFEEDLRKIRDLPAQTADRVPVVLAANIELPSELEIMRTNGVERIGLFRTEFLFLFSANLPDEMAQYDVYRGVIEKLGARGVTTIRTIDLGGDKVSFAAADCQNEANPAMGLRAIRLCLAHPDVFHTQLRAILRASAHGKTRIMFPMISGMDELRQAKALLAKAKDELRREGIPFDENIEIGIMIETPAAVWIADLLAKEVNFFSIGTNDLIQYTLAVDRSNEHVNYLFHPLHPSILRAILQVVIAGHNADIPVAMCGEMAGQPEYVMALLGLGLDELSMTPSKALHVKRLLSRFTTDQARALATSALQLTTAGEVDQFIVSYMHREFPDEFNPEAKHNSWN from the coding sequence TTGGTTAAAAACAACGAACACGTGCTGGAAATGACCGGCGCCTCCGGCGCGCCCGGCATCGCGCTGGGCCGCGCCTATCACTACGACCATCCCAACATCCGGGTGCCGCACCACAAGCTGGCGCCCAGCGAAATCGACCAGGAAATCACCCGCCTGAACTCGGCGATCCTCCTCTCGCAGCACCAATTGGTCGAAGCCTCGGGCAAGCTGCAACTCGACGAGCACAAACAGATCATCGAAGCCCACTTGAGCCTGTACCAGGATCCGGAATTCTTCCACCGCCTCCGCCAGCGCATCCAGGATCTTTCGATCAACGCCGAATGGGCGGTCACCCAGATCATCGCCGAGGTGACCAATCTGTTCGATCACGTCGAGGACCCCTACCTACGCGAGCGGCGGCGCGATTTCGAATACGTCGAACGCCGGTTGGTCATGAACCTGATGGGGGTCAGTTCATCGGGCCTCGAAGGCATCACCGACCCGGTCGTGCTCGTCGCGCACGACCTTTCGCCGGCCGATCTGGCGCAAATCAACCGCGACAAAATCCTGGGCATCGTCACCGACCTCGGCGGCACCACCAGCCACACGGCGATTCTGGCGCGCGCGCTGACGATCCCCACGGTCGTCGGTCTGGACGCGGTGACCGCAGAAGTGAAAACCGGCGACCTGATCATCGTCGACGGCTTCGAAGGCAAGGTTTACCTGCGGCCGTCGATGGAACTGATCACCGATTTCGACACGCGCCGGCGGCAACACAAGCGCTTCGAGGAAGACCTCCGGAAGATTCGCGACCTCCCCGCCCAAACCGCCGATCGCGTGCCGGTCGTGCTCGCCGCCAACATCGAATTGCCCAGCGAGTTGGAGATCATGCGCACCAACGGCGTGGAACGCATCGGCCTGTTCCGGACCGAATTCCTGTTCCTCTTTTCGGCGAACCTGCCGGACGAAATGGCGCAGTACGACGTGTACCGCGGCGTGATTGAAAAACTCGGTGCGCGCGGCGTCACCACCATCCGCACGATCGACCTGGGCGGCGACAAGGTCAGTTTCGCGGCGGCCGATTGCCAGAACGAGGCCAACCCCGCGATGGGCCTGCGCGCCATCCGGCTCTGCCTGGCCCACCCCGACGTCTTTCACACCCAGTTGCGGGCGATCCTGCGCGCCAGCGCGCACGGCAAGACTCGCATCATGTTCCCGATGATCAGCGGCATGGACGAGTTGCGACAGGCCAAGGCGCTGTTGGCCAAGGCCAAGGACGAGCTGCGTCGCGAGGGCATTCCCTTCGACGAAAACATCGAAATCGGCATCATGATCGAAACGCCCGCCGCTGTCTGGATCGCCGACCTGCTGGCCAAGGAAGTCAATTTCTTCTCGATCGGCACCAACGATCTGATCCAATACACGCTGGCCGTGGACCGCAGCAACGAACACGTCAACTACCTGTTCCACCCGCTGCACCCGTCGATCCTGCGGGCGATTCTGCAGGTCGTCATCGCCGGCCACAACGCCGACATTCCGGTGGCGATGTGCGGCGAAATGGCCGGCCAGCCGGAATACGTCATGGCGCTGCTGGGCCTGGGCCTCGACGAGCTGTCGATGACGCCGAGCAAGGCCCTGCACGTGAAACGGCTGCTCAGCCGGTTCACGACCGATCAGGCGCGCGCGCTGGCCACCAGCGCCCTGCAATTGACCACCGCCGGCGAGGTCGACCAGTTCATCGTCAGTTATATGCACCGCGAGTTCCCGGACGAGTTCAACCCGGAAGCGAAACACAATTCGTGGAACTGA